Part of the Sphingobium lignivorans genome is shown below.
CCTTCAGGCCGCTGATCGGAAGCAGGCCCTGAGCACCAGCCAGCTGGCGCCCCAGATGATTACGGCAGAAATCGCTTGCGCCATCGCGGCCCCGACCATGCCGAGGGACGGCACGGCGACGATCAGGGTCAGCAGGAAGGCGCCGATCGCCCATAGGTAGATACCCAGCAGCCGCGTCGGAGAAATGAAGGCCTGGACGAAGCCGCCAAATGTGGCAGCCGAGAGCATGATGGTCGAGCCGATGACCAGGACCAGGAGCGCTGGCCCGCCAGCGGCGAATTCCGGACCGAAGGCCAGCCCCAGGAAAAAGCTGCCGAGCAGCCAGGTCCCCAGAATGATGACGCTGCCTGGCACGAGACCCATCAGGGCCAGCCGGGTCAGCAATGCGCGGGCGCGTGCCAGGTCTCCGGTTGCGGCCAGGCGAGAGGTCTCGGTGAAGGTCGCGCTGGAGATCGCGGCGATCACCTTGCTCATCGGCCCCACGACCTGACGGAGCACGCCGTAAACCCCGACTACGGCCGTGCTCCAGAAATAGCCGAGGACGAAAACGTCCATGCGCGTGCGCAGGCTGTTGATGGTCGAGGTGCCCCAGGTGGTCCAACTGTAGCTGATGAACTCCGCCATCATGGGGCTGCGCTGCAGGTCCTCGAGCCTGAAAGAGGGCAGGACACCGTTTCTCCGCAGGAGGCGAAAGCCCAGGAAAAAATGGAGGAGGTTGGTCAGGGCCAGATTGGCAGCGAAGGCGACCAGATAATGTTCCAGCGGCGCATCGTTCATGAAGAGAAGGCCCGAGGCGATCAGGTTCAGCGCGGCGCCGATCACCTGCAAGAGACTGACCTTCCCGAACGCATCGAACAGCCGAAACACGCCGTTCATGGCGGATATTCCCGAGAGAAACACGGTGAGCGTATAGGCTAGCAGGTAGGGCAGATAAGGCTTGAGCGCCGGATTGAGCGACACGAACCACGGCAGGGCGATCAGCGCGATGATGCCTCCGGCCGCACCAGCCAGAAGATCCAGCGCGATCGCGATTCCGGTCACGATGTTCAGCCGCTCCGGCATGCCATCGGACATCGCCTGCGTACATAGCCTGATGCAGGACTGCTGAGTGCCGAAGGAAACAAATCCGCCCAGGAATGCGACATAAGCCTGAATGAGGGTGAGAACCCCAAGGCCTTCCGCGCCGAGAGCCCGTGCATTCAGCCAGACGGTTGCGAAAGTGATCAGCGTGGCGGAGCCAGTGCCTCCGAGCAGTATGAGCAGATTGCGGCGGATCGTGCGGACGAGCGTCTCAACGGTCATTTGCGGTGTGGCCGGAGGCGTTCTCAGGCATTCTGCACCTCCATGATCCCGGCGAAATAGGCCACTGTGCGCGCCAGTCCTTCGTCCAGTGGGACGCCCGGTTCCCACTGCAGGGCCCGTCGGGCGAGGCCGATGTCCGGGCAGCGCTGGGTCGGGTCGTCCTGGGGCAGGGGATGGAAGGAAAGGGTGGAGCGGGAATTGGTGAGGGCGATCACTTTCTCGGCAAGCTCGATCATGGTGAACTCGCCCGGATTGCCGAGATTGACCGGGCCGGTGAAACCCTCGGGACTGTCCATGAGCCGCAGGAAGCCTTCGACCAGATCGTCCACATAGCAGAAGGAGCGGGTCTGGGTGCCGTCACCGTAGATGGTGATGTCCTGCCCGCGCAGGGCCTGCACGATGAAGTTCGAGACCACCCGCCCGTCATTGGGGTGCATGCGCGGGCCATAAGTGTTGAAGATGCGCGCGACCTTGATGTCGAGTCCGAGCTGGCGATGATAATCGAAGAACAGCGTCTCCGCGCAGCGCTTGCCTTCGTCATAGCAGGAGCGGATGCCGACCGAATTCACATTGCCCCAGTAATCTTCGCGCTGGGGATGGACGGTGGGGTCGCCATAGACTTCCGAGGTCGAGGCCTGGAAGATCCGGCAGCCGAGGCGCTTGGCCAGCCCCAGCATGTTGATGGCGCCATGGACGGACGTCTTCGTCGTCTGCACGGGGTCATGCTGGTAATGGATGGGCGCGGCGGGGCAGGCGAGATTGTAGATCTCGTCCACTTCCACATAGAGCGGGAAAGTGACGTCGTGCCGCAGGAACTCGAAGCGGGGATTGGCATGGAGATGCTCGATGTTCCGCTTGGTGCCGGTGAACAGATTGTCGACGCACAGCACCTCGTCGCCCCGTTCCAGCAGCCGGTCGATAAGATGCGAGCCGAGGAAACCGGCGCCGCCGGTCACGAGGATGCGCTTGCGGGAATCGTAAAGGCGTTTCTGGGACATGGCCTGCTCTTTGGTGCGGAGGATGATTGCGTGCGTGGGACGGCGCGGTCGCCGGGGGGCGAGCGCGACGGTCGTGACAATGACGGCCGGTCAGCAGGCGTTCAGCGGCCGATGCCTTCGTAGGCGCGGAAGCCGGCCGCGATCGCGTCTCCCGGCTCATAGATATTGCGAAGGTCGGCCATCAGCGGGGTGGCCATCGTGTCCGCCAGCCGCTTGAGATCCAGGGCGCGGAACTCGTTCCATTCGGTGAGGATCAGGAGGCAATCCGCCCCCGCCGCGGCGGCATAGGGATCATCGAACCAGGCCACGCCCGGGAGCATGGCCGCTCCTTCCTTGCGGCCGTGCGGGTCGACGATGCGCACCGATGCGCCCGCGCCGACGAGGGCCGGCACGATGGTGAGCGACGGCGCGTCGCGCATGTCGTCCGTTCCCGGCTTGAAGGTTACGCCCAGCACCGCCACCGTCTTGCCGTTCACCGAACCGCCGCACAGGTCGAGCACCTTGTCGATCATCCGCCGCTTGGTCAGGTCATTCACCGCGATCACCGTCTCGGTGATCCGCTGCGGGACGCCATGTTCCTGACCGATACGAGCGAGCGCCGAGGTGTCCTTGGGGAAGCAGGAGCCGCCATAGCCCGGCCCGGCATGGAGGAACTTGTTGCCGATCCGGCCGTCCAGGCCCATGCCCCGGGACACGGCTTTCACGTCCGCGCCGACCCGCTCGCAGAGCGCGGCGATCTCGTTGATGAAACTGATCTTCGCGGCCAGAAAGGCATTGGCGGCATATTTGATCATCTCGGCGGATTCGAGGTCGGTATAGACGATCGGGAAATCGCGCAGATAAAGGGGTCGGTAGATGTCGCCCATGATCGCCTGGGCCCGCTCGCTCTCCACGCCGACGACCACCCGATCGGGCTTCATGAAGTCCTCGATGGCGGCGCCCTCGCGAAGGAACTCCGGATTGGATGCCACGTCGAACGCGGCTTGCGGGTTCGCGGCGCGGATCGCTGCCTCGACCTTGCGGTTCGTCCCGACGGGAACGGTGGACTTGGTGACCACCACGGCATAGCCGGTCAGGGCACGCGCGATGTCCTGCGCCGCAGCCATCACATAAGTGAGGTCGGCATGGCCATCGCCGCGCCGGGTGGGGGTGCCCACCGCGATGAAGACGGCATCGGCGCCGTCCACCGCCTCATCGAGAGCCGTGGTGAAGCGCAGCCGCCCGGCGGCGACATTGCGGGCCATGACGGCATCGAGGCCAGGCTCGTAGATGGGGACTTCCCCATTCTCCAGCATGGCGATCTTTTCAGGAACCCGGTCCACGCAGACGACGTCGTGGCCGAAATCGGAGAAACATACCCCGGAAACGAGACCGACATATCCCGTTCCGATCATCGCAATTTTCATGTCTTACCCTTGTCGTGAAATTCGATGGCTTCCCGGCACCGGTCCGCCACGCCGCGCGGCGCAGCGTTCATCGGACCGGGCACGGAGCCGGTGCTGGAGAAACATGTCGTGGGGCGCTCCCGGGCAGGAGAGCCGGGCAGCGGGCTGCCGGAGGGATCGTCCGCCCCACGGGGGCGGTCTGGCAGGCGGAAAGTTCAGTCCCCGGAGGACGGGGGTTCGCCGAACTCGCCTTGCAATTGCTCAAGCTCGGCCTTGATCGCTTCATATTCGGTCATCTTGCGCTCGATGAAGCGGACCGCGAGGTTCGCGCGATGCGCGATCCCCTCGGGAGTCAGCACGTAGACGTAACCGAGCTTATTCTTCGACGCCTTGAAGTTGGCGAGCTTGACATGGCCTTTGTCGAGCAGGGCGCGAACGCAGTAATTGACCGCGCCGAGGCTGACACCCAGTTCCTCGGCGATCTCGCGTTGCGAAGCATCCGGCCGCTTCTCGATAAGGCGGAGAATCCGGAACTGCGCTTCGTCGCGTTGACGATCGGCTTTGCTATTTGGCATGGTGCGGATCAGCCAGGAGCGGAGCAAAGCTACCGCACGGCGGGTGAATGAGACCCTTCCGCAATCTGTTCGTAAAGCGAGCAGGCTGAGCCCTCTCGTTCATGCGTGAACGCTAATCGATTCGCGCGGATTCGGAAAGCCCTTTTTCGCTTGAGCGACATTTTCTGTCAGGCTGCCTCCCGTTTGCGGTCCTTGCGGTCGCGCGAGCCGGGAAAGGCGCCATACGTTGCGTCGCCAAAGCAAATTGCGGAAAGGGAGTCAGCGCCCCGTCCAGGTCGGCGGCCGTTTCTCGATGAAGGCGGACATGCCCTCGGCCTTGTCCTGCGTCGAGGCGAGCAACTGGAACAGGCGCCGCTCGTTCACAAGCCCTTGCGAAAGCGAGGTTTCGAAGGCGACATTGACCAGTTCCTTGTTCGCGATCGCCGCGAGCGGCGGCATGGCGGCGATGGCCTTCGCCGTCGACAGCGCCTCGCCCAGCAGATCGGCCGCCGGCACCACGCGGGCCACGAGACCGGCGCGCTCGGCTTCAGCCGCGTCCATGCGGCGGCCAGTCAGGCACATTTCCATCGCCTTGGCCTTGCCCAGCGCGCGCGTGAGGCGCTGCGAGCCGCCCATGCCCGGCGCGACGCCGAGCGTGATTTCCGGCTGGCCGAATTTCGCGGTGTCGGCGGCAATGATGAAGTCCGCCATCATTGCAAGCTCGCATCCGCCGCCGAGCGCGAAGCCGGCGACGGCGGCGATCCAGGGCTTGCGCGTCGCGCAAACGCGCGTGCTCCACTCCGCATAGAGTTCCGCAGAATACATGTCCGGGCCGGACTTGTCGGCCATCTCCTTGATGTCCGCGCCGGCTGCGAAGGCCTTCTCGCTGCCCGTGACGACCAGGCAGCGCTGCCCGGGATCGGCATCATAAGCCGCCATGACGTCGATCAGGTCGGCGAGAACCTGGCTGTTCAGGGCATTGAGGGCCTGCGGGCGATTGAGCGTGACCAGCGTGACAGCGTCGTGTCGTTCCACAATGATCGTTTCGTAGCTCATGACTGCATCTCCCTTGGTGGCATGGGCGACCATTTCCTACCGACGAGCAACTGACCGGTCTTGCCCGCCGATGCAAGGAATGGATCGGCAAGGCCGGGGCGGCAAGCCCGGGAATGGATGAGCCGCCGCTGTCCTTGCCCTTGATGGCCGGACCGCGAACGAGCGCCGCCCGGCCAGCCATGAGCCCGAGGAGGCGCCTCGTTACAGGATATATTTGGAGAGGTCAGTGTCCTTCGCGATGCCGGAAAGCTGGCGCTCGACATAATCGGCATCGATGCGGATGTTCTCCCCTGCGCGGCTGTCCGCCTCGAAGCTGACATCCTCGAACAGCTTTTCCATCACCGTCTGCAGGCGGCGGGCGCCGATATTCTCGACCTGCTCGTTCACGCTGGCGGCGATCCGTGCGATGGCCCGGATACCGTCCGGCGCAAGGTCGACCGTGACGCCCTCCGTCGCCAGCAACGCGGCATATTGCTCGGGCAGCGAGGCCTTGGTGTCGGAGAGGATCGCGATGAAATCCTCTTCGGTCAGGCCCTTCAGCTCGACACGGATGGGGAGGCGGCCCTGCAATTCCGGCAGGAGATCGCTCGGCTTGGCGACGTGGAAAGCGCCGGACGCGATGAACAGGATATGGTCCGTCTTGAGCGGGCCATATTTGGTGGCGACCGTCGTACCCTCGATGAGCGGCAGCAGGTCCCGCTGCACGCCCTCGCGGCTCACCGATCCGCCGCGTACGTCGCTGACCGCGATCTTGTCGATCTCGTCGAGGAACACGATGCCGTTCTGCTCGGCCGAGGCGATGGCGACGCGAGCGACGTCATCCTGGTCGAGGCGCTTGTCCTGCTCCTCCTCGACCAGCTTGTCCCAGGCATCGGCCACGCGCATCTTGCGGCGCTTGCGCTGCTGCTGGCCCAGCGCCTTGGACATCATGTCCGAGAGATTGATCATGCCGACATTGCCGCCCATGCCGGGGATTTCCATCGGCATGGAGGGGCTGTCGGCGACCTCGACCTCGACTTCCACGTCGTTCATCTGGTTGCTCTCGATGCGCTGGCGGAAGGAGAGGCGCGTGGCCTCGCTTGCTTCCTTGCCGGTGAGGGCATCGAGCAGGCGGGCCATCGCCGCTTCGGACGCGGCGTCGCGCACGGCCTCCCGGCGGCGCTCGCGCTCCAGGCGGACAGCTTCCTCGACGAGATCGCGCACGATCTGCTCGACGTCGCGGCCGACATAGCCGACCTCGGTGAACTTGGTGGCTTCGACCTTGATGAACGGCGCATCCGCCAGCTTGGCGAGCCGCCGGCTGATCTCGGTCTTGCCGCAGCCGGTGGGGCCGATCATCAGGATGTTCTTGGGCGTGACCTCGTCGCGCAGTTCGGGGGGCAGCTTCTGCCGGCGCCAGCGGTTGCGCAGGGCGACGGCCACGGCGCGCTTGGCGTCGGCCTGACCGATGATGTGGGAATCGAGCGCCGCGACGATGGCTTTGGGCGTGAGATTGTCGTTCATGTCTGTCTCTTGTCTGTCGTCATCCGACGGGTGCGGGGGGCGGGGCGGGGATCGCGAAGGCGGCGTCGCCCGGCCCGAAAGCCCGCGCACGGGGGAAGGAGGGAGGGGTCAGGTGGTGCTGTCCAGCGTCTCGATGGTCAGGCTGCCATTGGTGTAAACGCAGATGTCGGCGGCGATGCCCATGGCCTTGCGCGCCAGCGTCTCGGCATCCGGCTCATATTCCTTGAGCGCGCGGGCAGCGGCGAGCGCGTAGTTTCCGCCCGATCCGATGGCGGCGATGCCTTCGACGGGCTCGAGCACGTCGCCATTGCCGGTGAGGATCAGCGTCGTCTCCTTGTCCGCGACGATCATCATTGCCTCGAGATTGCGCAGGTAGCGGTCGGTCCGCCAGTCCTTGGCCAGCTCCACGGCCGAGCGCATGAGCTGGCCGCCATGGCGCTCCAGCTTGCTTTCCAGCCGCTCGAAGAGCGTGAAGGCATCGGCGGTGGCGCCCGCGAACCCGCCGATGACGCTGCCGTCATGCAGGCGGCGCACCTTGCGGGCGTTGGGCTTCATCACTGTCTGGCCCATCGAGACCTGGCCGTCGCCGATGACGACGACCTTGCCGGAAGAGCGGACGGAGAGGATGGTGGTGCCATGCCAGACCGGCATGGCGCGGTGGTCGGAAGCGGTCATGGTCGGCGATATGGGTGAGTGATCGCTCCAGCGCAAGCGGCCGGGTATCCGCGTTTGATTGCCGTGCCCGGCGACCCGGGGATATCGGGGCCAGCGAAATCGAGAGAGACGCTTCGAAGGGGATGACAGGCGCGCGCCCGCACCTTATGGGCCCCGGCCATGCCGCCCGCCGATCCCAATGCGCCTCTGCGCCCCCTGCCGTTCCTGATCTTCAGTTCCCGCTGGCTCCAGCTCCCGCTCTACCTCGGGCTGATCGTGGCGCAGTGCGTCTATGTGTTCCTGTTCCTGAAGGAATTGTGGCACCTGATCCTCCACGCCTTCGAGTTCACCGAGCAGCAGATCATGCTGGTCGTGCTCGGGCTGATCGACGTGGTGATGATCTCCAACCTGCTCATCATGGTGATCGTGGGCGGTTACGAAACCTTCGTCTCGCGGCTCGGCCTGCAGGGCCATCGCGACCAGCCGGAATGGCTCAGCCATGTCAATGCCGGCATCCTCAAGGTGAAGCTGGCGATGGCGATCATCGGCATTTCGTCGATCCACCTGCTGCGGACGTTCATCGAGGCCAATGCCATCGGAACCGCCAATGCACGGGTCACGCCGGAGGGCGTGATGTGGCAGACGATCATCCATGGCATGTTCATCGTCTCGGCGATCGGCATCGCCTATGTCGACCGGATGACCCAGCACAAACACTGAGACGCGACGCGGGGAGAGAGGAACGCTCTTCGCGAATCTTCTACTCAGGCAGGCGCCAGGACAGCCGGACGTCTGTGTTCGCCGCGCTTTCGATGACCAGCCGGTCGGCGGGCACCTGACGCAGGACCAGCGCATCGCGCACCGCTTCGGCCCGGCCGTTGCGGCCCGCGACGACGATGGTGAGCGCCTGCCTGCGCCCGGCCCAGCCTGCGAGATCGAGGTTGCGCGTGCCGGCTTCATCCGGCTCGTCGCCCGAGAAGCTGATGGCCGGGAGCGGAGCGGGCGGCGGGATAAGCGCCAGCGTCCAGTCGGGGATGTCGATCGTGGCGCGCCGCTCCAGCTCCCGATAGAGATCGAGCCCCGCGCCGGCCATCGGCTTAGCAACCGCCGTCGCCCGGCGATTCCCTTGATCGACTGTCACATCCTCGCGCGTGACCCCGGCGACGAGTGCCAGCCGGTCGGCGGCGAGGCTGGCGCTGCGATTGAGTGCCTGCGCCCGATCCCGCGCCTGGGCGGCCGCGACCTGGGCGGTCTCGGCATTTCCGGTGCCCACCCGCACCTGATCGATGTTGACGTCGAGATCCCGGCGCAGCCGCTCGTCGAGACTTTCGCGGACCTTCTTGTCGGCGTCGGTCGTGTACTCGGCGGTGAACACGGTCGCGACGACCTTCATGGGATGGGAGCGGAAATCGGTCTCAAGGTCGCTGATCCGCGCGGTGCTGGGAAACTGGCGCTGGATCGCATCGCGGATCTGGCGCTGGGCAAGCGTTTCCCAGGCGATCTGCCGGAGCGTGAGCGCCAGCGGCACGGCGAGCGCGGTCATGCCGACGATCACGAGGATGCTCTGCAGTCGGGTGTGCGCGGGCGAAAGATGCGATCCGAAGCCATAGAGCCGGGCCATGAAGGCGGCGGTGAGGGCAATGGCGACGAAGTTGGTCATGAAGAGAAGAAACGCACCGCCGGCGATGGTCCAGTTCTTCATCGCCAGGCCGAAGCCGACCACCGCGAGCGGTGGCATGAGGGCGATGGCGATGGCCACGCCAACCACCGTTTCCCCCCGTCCCCGGATCAGTGCGTAGCTGCCCGCAAGGGATGAGAGGACCGCAACCAGCAAATCGAACAGATTGGGTTGAGTGCGAATCGCGATCTCGTTGGTCACGGTCTGCAGCGGTGATAGCGAGACGAATATGGCGGACAGGAGGATGGCGATAAGGGAGCCAGCGGCCAGAGCCAGACCGGCCCGCCGCATCTCATAGAAATCGAAGGTTGCGAGGGAAAAGCCCAGCCCGATGATCGGCATCATCAGTGGCGAGATCAGCATGGCGCCGATCAGGACCGCGCTGGAGGGCAGGAGCAGCCCGAGGATGGATATACCCGCCGCGATGACCACCATGAAAGCATAGCGGGATGACCAGCCGGCTTCCCCGGCGATCCGCTGCACAATCGCGTCATGCTCGACCGTCGTGATTGCCCGCTCGCGCCACCATGCCCACAGGGGGTTGGTCGAAGTGGCATAGATGTTTGACATGCGGGAGAGGCTCCTTGCGGACAATTTTGGCATTCCTCTAGCAGTGGGGGCGGACATTTTGCCAGTGCAGGCATCGAGGCGCTGCCAATGGGGGGCATGCCAGACACTGCGCATGCAGAGCCGAGGACCCGCTTGACATGGCGAACGTCTCTCGCCAAAGCGCTCGCTCCCGCGGTCAAGCGCCGGGCGCGTAGCTCAGTGGTAGAGCACACCCTTCACACGGGTGGGGTCGTAGGTTCAATCCCTACCGCGCCCACCACTTTTCTTCCTGAAGCATATCCGGTTGGAACAGTGGTGCGATGAGCGACGGCGGATCGCCGCCCTTCCAGCCTGAACGCGTGCTTACGCCTGAAATCTCCGCTATCGCTCTCGCGAACCTCAGCGGCAGGACAGGAGAACTCATGCCCGACGACGTGCGACAGGCCCTTGAGCGGTTCCAGCGTTTCGTGGAGCGGTTTCCCGCCGGCAGCGTGATCGACCAGCAGAGCGGGTTTTCGGTCGCGGATGGCATGCTGCTCGCCGGTGAGATCGAGATGAACGCCCGACGTTGGCGGGAGCCGGACGAGAACCCGATCGACTGAAGCAGTCCGTCGCACCTGTCTGCACGGCTTCCCGCGTCGTTGCGCCTGACGCGGCGTCGTGCCATCACCGCCTGCACATTCCTTCCGGTCCATGAGGTTTCCATGCGTCGAATGCTCCTTGCCCTCGCGTTCACGCTCAGCAGTGCCTCGATGGCGCAGGCACAGGGCGTGCCGGCGGTGAAGGAAATCCTCATGCGCTCGGTCGCCGTGCCGACCGTGGAGGGGCGAGGCAAGGTGCCTGAACTCGCCGAATATTATGCGGGTGTGCTCAGGTCCGCAGGCTTTGCGGCGGGTGACCTTGCGTTCGTGCCGATGGGCGAAACCGGCTATTTTACGGCGACCTTGCGGGGCAAGCGCAGCGACAAGCCGACGATCCTGCTCGGACATATGGACGTGGTCGAGGCGAAGGCTGCGGACTGGGAGCGCGATCCCTTCGTGCCCGTGGAAGAGAATGGCTATATCTTCGGCCGGGGCGCCGAGGACAATAAATATGACGTCGCGATGATGGTGGCCACCATGGCGCGGCTGAAGCAGGAAAAGTTCCGCCCCGCGCAGGACATCGTGCTGGTGCTCACCGGCGACGAGGAAACGCAGATGGCGACGACGCGTGCGGCTGCCCAGGCCTATCGCCATGCGGGGCTGGTGCTGAACGGGGATGCCGGCGGCACGCTGATCGAAGAGGACCGGCGGCCCGGCATGGTCTTCCTGCAGGCGGGCGAGAAAAGCTATGTCGACTTTTCCGTCACCATGACCGATCCGGGCGGCCACTCGAGCGCACCGACCGCCACCAACCCGATCTACCGGATGGCGCGCGCGCTGGCCCGGCTGGACGCGTTCCGCTTCCCTGCGATGCAGAACGAACTGACGCGGGCCGTTCTGGCGGCGCGGGTGCCTGTCGAGGCGCCGGAGACCAGGGCTGCGATCGAGGCCTTTCTTGCGGACCCGAGCGATACGGCGGCGGCTGACCTGCTGTCGGCGCGGCCCGAACTGATCGGGCAGATCCGCACAACCTGCATCGCCACCATGATTGAGGGCGGCCATGCGCCCAATGCCCTGCCGCAGACAGCCAGGGCCAATGTGAATTGCCGTGTGTTCCCCGGCGTGGCGATTGAGACGGTCCACAAGACCCTCGTCGATGTGCTGGCCGAGCCTGCGATGGAGGTGACGGTGAGCGACGACGCCACGGCATCGGATGCGTCCCCGTTGCGGCCCGACGTCATGAAGGCGCTGACGGCGGCGGCAGGCCGCCGCTTCCCGGGCGTTCCGGTCGTCCCGGTGATGTCGGCGGGGGCGACGGACAGCCTGCACTTCCGGGCGCTGGGTATCCCGAGCTACGGCGTCGGCAGCCTCGCCATGCGCACCAGCGACAGTTTCGCGCATGGCCTCAACGAGCGGGTGCCCGTGGACGGCATGGAGAGCGCGCTCGTTTACTGGCACGACCTGCTGACCGCGCTGACGAAATGACGGTCGGGCCGTGCCCGCGTCGCGGCCGGAGCGAGACAGCGAGGCGAGCGCGACGATGCGAGGGATGAGCCCGGGGGGCGGGACATGAGCCGGCGTTACGATGCCGTCATCATCGGCGCCGGGCACAACGGACTCGTCTGCGCTTATTATCTGGCACGCGCCGGCCTTTCCGTGCGGATCGTGGAACGGCGTGGCGTGGTCGGCGGTGCGGCGGTGACGGAGGAATTCCATCCCGGTTTCCGCAATTCCGTGGCCAGCTACACGGTGGGCCTGCTCCAGCCCAGGGTGATCGCCGACATGGGGCTGGTGGCGCGCGGCTATCGCGTGGTGGAGCGGCCGATCTCCAATTTCCTGCCTCAGGAGGATGGCCGCTATCTCAAAGTGGGCGGCGGCCTCGCACGCACCCAAGCCGAGTTCGGCAAATTCTCGGCCA
Proteins encoded:
- the hslU gene encoding ATP-dependent protease ATPase subunit HslU, with the protein product MNDNLTPKAIVAALDSHIIGQADAKRAVAVALRNRWRRQKLPPELRDEVTPKNILMIGPTGCGKTEISRRLAKLADAPFIKVEATKFTEVGYVGRDVEQIVRDLVEEAVRLERERRREAVRDAASEAAMARLLDALTGKEASEATRLSFRQRIESNQMNDVEVEVEVADSPSMPMEIPGMGGNVGMINLSDMMSKALGQQQRKRRKMRVADAWDKLVEEEQDKRLDQDDVARVAIASAEQNGIVFLDEIDKIAVSDVRGGSVSREGVQRDLLPLIEGTTVATKYGPLKTDHILFIASGAFHVAKPSDLLPELQGRLPIRVELKGLTEEDFIAILSDTKASLPEQYAALLATEGVTVDLAPDGIRAIARIAASVNEQVENIGARRLQTVMEKLFEDVSFEADSRAGENIRIDADYVERQLSGIAKDTDLSKYIL
- a CDS encoding UDP-glucuronic acid decarboxylase family protein; the protein is MSQKRLYDSRKRILVTGGAGFLGSHLIDRLLERGDEVLCVDNLFTGTKRNIEHLHANPRFEFLRHDVTFPLYVEVDEIYNLACPAAPIHYQHDPVQTTKTSVHGAINMLGLAKRLGCRIFQASTSEVYGDPTVHPQREDYWGNVNSVGIRSCYDEGKRCAETLFFDYHRQLGLDIKVARIFNTYGPRMHPNDGRVVSNFIVQALRGQDITIYGDGTQTRSFCYVDDLVEGFLRLMDSPEGFTGPVNLGNPGEFTMIELAEKVIALTNSRSTLSFHPLPQDDPTQRCPDIGLARRALQWEPGVPLDEGLARTVAYFAGIMEVQNA
- a CDS encoding UDP-glucose dehydrogenase family protein, translating into MKIAMIGTGYVGLVSGVCFSDFGHDVVCVDRVPEKIAMLENGEVPIYEPGLDAVMARNVAAGRLRFTTALDEAVDGADAVFIAVGTPTRRGDGHADLTYVMAAAQDIARALTGYAVVVTKSTVPVGTNRKVEAAIRAANPQAAFDVASNPEFLREGAAIEDFMKPDRVVVGVESERAQAIMGDIYRPLYLRDFPIVYTDLESAEMIKYAANAFLAAKISFINEIAALCERVGADVKAVSRGMGLDGRIGNKFLHAGPGYGGSCFPKDTSALARIGQEHGVPQRITETVIAVNDLTKRRMIDKVLDLCGGSVNGKTVAVLGVTFKPGTDDMRDAPSLTIVPALVGAGASVRIVDPHGRKEGAAMLPGVAWFDDPYAAAAGADCLLILTEWNEFRALDLKRLADTMATPLMADLRNIYEPGDAIAAGFRAYEGIGR
- a CDS encoding DUF389 domain-containing protein, giving the protein MSNIYATSTNPLWAWWRERAITTVEHDAIVQRIAGEAGWSSRYAFMVVIAAGISILGLLLPSSAVLIGAMLISPLMMPIIGLGFSLATFDFYEMRRAGLALAAGSLIAILLSAIFVSLSPLQTVTNEIAIRTQPNLFDLLVAVLSSLAGSYALIRGRGETVVGVAIAIALMPPLAVVGFGLAMKNWTIAGGAFLLFMTNFVAIALTAAFMARLYGFGSHLSPAHTRLQSILVIVGMTALAVPLALTLRQIAWETLAQRQIRDAIQRQFPSTARISDLETDFRSHPMKVVATVFTAEYTTDADKKVRESLDERLRRDLDVNIDQVRVGTGNAETAQVAAAQARDRAQALNRSASLAADRLALVAGVTREDVTVDQGNRRATAVAKPMAGAGLDLYRELERRATIDIPDWTLALIPPPAPLPAISFSGDEPDEAGTRNLDLAGWAGRRQALTIVVAGRNGRAEAVRDALVLRQVPADRLVIESAANTDVRLSWRLPE
- a CDS encoding enoyl-CoA hydratase-related protein, which encodes MSYETIIVERHDAVTLVTLNRPQALNALNSQVLADLIDVMAAYDADPGQRCLVVTGSEKAFAAGADIKEMADKSGPDMYSAELYAEWSTRVCATRKPWIAAVAGFALGGGCELAMMADFIIAADTAKFGQPEITLGVAPGMGGSQRLTRALGKAKAMEMCLTGRRMDAAEAERAGLVARVVPAADLLGEALSTAKAIAAMPPLAAIANKELVNVAFETSLSQGLVNERRLFQLLASTQDKAEGMSAFIEKRPPTWTGR
- a CDS encoding oligosaccharide flippase family protein, which codes for MTVETLVRTIRRNLLILLGGTGSATLITFATVWLNARALGAEGLGVLTLIQAYVAFLGGFVSFGTQQSCIRLCTQAMSDGMPERLNIVTGIAIALDLLAGAAGGIIALIALPWFVSLNPALKPYLPYLLAYTLTVFLSGISAMNGVFRLFDAFGKVSLLQVIGAALNLIASGLLFMNDAPLEHYLVAFAANLALTNLLHFFLGFRLLRRNGVLPSFRLEDLQRSPMMAEFISYSWTTWGTSTINSLRTRMDVFVLGYFWSTAVVGVYGVLRQVVGPMSKVIAAISSATFTETSRLAATGDLARARALLTRLALMGLVPGSVIILGTWLLGSFFLGLAFGPEFAAGGPALLVLVIGSTIMLSAATFGGFVQAFISPTRLLGIYLWAIGAFLLTLIVAVPSLGMVGAAMAQAISAVIIWGASWLVLRACFRSAA
- a CDS encoding TIGR00645 family protein produces the protein MPPADPNAPLRPLPFLIFSSRWLQLPLYLGLIVAQCVYVFLFLKELWHLILHAFEFTEQQIMLVVLGLIDVVMISNLLIMVIVGGYETFVSRLGLQGHRDQPEWLSHVNAGILKVKLAMAIIGISSIHLLRTFIEANAIGTANARVTPEGVMWQTIIHGMFIVSAIGIAYVDRMTQHKH
- the hslV gene encoding ATP-dependent protease subunit HslV, yielding MPVWHGTTILSVRSSGKVVVIGDGQVSMGQTVMKPNARKVRRLHDGSVIGGFAGATADAFTLFERLESKLERHGGQLMRSAVELAKDWRTDRYLRNLEAMMIVADKETTLILTGNGDVLEPVEGIAAIGSGGNYALAAARALKEYEPDAETLARKAMGIAADICVYTNGSLTIETLDSTT
- a CDS encoding MarR family EPS-associated transcriptional regulator, which gives rise to MPNSKADRQRDEAQFRILRLIEKRPDASQREIAEELGVSLGAVNYCVRALLDKGHVKLANFKASKNKLGYVYVLTPEGIAHRANLAVRFIERKMTEYEAIKAELEQLQGEFGEPPSSGD